In Nicotiana tabacum cultivar K326 chromosome 19, ASM71507v2, whole genome shotgun sequence, one DNA window encodes the following:
- the LOC107799124 gene encoding uncharacterized protein LOC107799124 — MNSQPKLHVPEEEEKRKTKTKGKISGNVEATLKLRPKSLKFANYAKSAVGEREREREREREREREREMAEFEDEEFLAQVAAAEAEALSTATAAKRRRISAALTTTAAVTTAKHNVNTNNIISVEEGAYIAALKGSKSVVFQQKGPTNALSTPINNSYKAHSNYLPSSDAAAGSCFKCGKLGHWARDCDVNPPNDDSTSFPEKKCACGLGNCLVLTANTEKNRGRKFYKCPIRQENGGCGFFEWCDQPSVTNTATIRGPSYSVSSSFPEISCPCGSGTCLVLTAKTGKNIGQQFYRCPSNQGSCGFFKWCNDNTTNASFSNSSNISQTYPNMDGSTNKIHNSVPSSCFKCGNAGHWAKDCPQSSSQRTAADGGVKYPNSSTCFKCGKPGHWAKDCSSN, encoded by the exons ATGAATTCACAACCAAAACTGCAtgttccagaagaagaagaaaaaagaaaaacaaaaacaaaaggaaaaattagCGGGAATGTAGAAGCGACTTTGAAGTTGAGGCCAAAAAGTTTGAAATTCGCAAACTACGCAAAATCTGCTgtcggagagagagagagagagagagagagagagagagagagagagagagagagagagatggcgGAATTTGAAGACGAAGAATTCCTAGCTCAGGTAGCCGCAGCAGAAGCTGAAGCTCTTTCCACCGCCACCGCCGCCAAGCGTCGCCGGATCTCTGCCGCCCTAACCACCACCGCCGCCGTCACTACCGCAAAGCACAACGTCAACACCAATAACATTATCAGTGTTGAAGAAGGAGCTTATATCGCGGCTCTGAAAGGGAGCAAAAGCGTCGTATTCCAACAAAAAGGACCGACTAATGCTCTCTCTACTCCGATTAACAACAGCTACAAAGCACATAGCAATTATTTGCCTAGTTCCGACGCTGCTGCTGGTTCGTGCTTTAAGTGCGGGAAATTAGGGCACTGGGCTCGGGATTGCGATGTTAATCCACCGAATGATGATTCCACGAGCTTTCCTGAGAAGAAATGTGCATGTGGATTAGGTAATTGCCTTGTGCTTACTGCTAATACTGAGAAGAATCGTGGCCGTAAGTTCTACAAATGCCCCATCAGACAG GAGAATGGTGGTTGTGGATTCTTTGAGTGGTGTGACCAACCTTCTGTTACCAATACTGCAACTATCCGAGGCCCTAGTTACTCTGTTAGTTCCTCGTTCCCGGAAATTTCATGTCCATGTGGTTCTGGCACATGCCTAGTTCTGACAGCCAAAACAGGAAAAAATATTGGTCAGCAGTTCTACCGTTGTCCTTCTAATCAG GGAAGTTGTGGGTTCTTCAAATGGTGTAACGACAACACGACCAATGCTAGCTTCTCAAATTCATCTAACATCTCTCAAACTTATCCAAACATGGATGGCTCAACCAACAAAATCCACAATTCAGTCCCTTCTTCCTGTTTCAAATGTGGCAATGCTGGGCACTGGGCTAAAGATTGTCCTCAGTCGTCTTCTCAACGCACTGCTGCTGATGGAGGGGTAAAGTACCCGAATTCAAGCACTTGTTTTAAGTGTGGCAAGCCTGGTCACTGGGCCAAGGACTGTTCATCTAACTGA